The following proteins are encoded in a genomic region of Arachis stenosperma cultivar V10309 chromosome 4, arast.V10309.gnm1.PFL2, whole genome shotgun sequence:
- the LOC130973566 gene encoding nudix hydrolase 25-like isoform X2, translated as MEDLPQGYRPNVGVCLINSHNQIFVASRLNVPGAWQMPQGGIEDGEEPKLAAIRELQEETGIASAEIIAEVPKWLTYDFPPPVKTKVNRLWGGEWHGQAQKWFLMQLRDDDIEVNLATGEADPEFAEWKWASPEEVVEEAIDYKRPTYEEVMRTFKPYFQGSAISAKCKSAKW; from the exons ATGGAGGATCTTCCCCAAGGTTATCGTCCCAACGTTGGAGTCTGTCTCATCAACTCCCATAATCAG ATATTCGTAGCTTCAAGATTGAATGTTCCAGGAGCATGGCAAATGCCTCAG GGGGGAATTGAAGACGGTGAAGAGCCCAAATTGGCTGCCATTAGGGAGCTTCAAGAAGAAACTGGAATAGCTTCTGCTGAGATAATTGCTGAG GTTCCGAAATGGTTGACTTATGATTTCCCTCCTCCTGTGAAGACTAAAGTCAACCGTCTCTGGGGTGGTGAATGGCATGGACAGGCACAAAAATG GTTTCTCATGCAACTAAGAGATGATGACATTGAAGTCAACTTAGCTACCGGTGAAGCAGACCCGGAATTTGCAGAGTGGAAATGGGCAAGCCCTGAAGAAGTGGTCGAGGAGGCta TAGACTACAAGAGACCAACCTATGAAGAAGTTATGAGAACCTTCAAGCCTTACTTCCAAGGGAGTGCAATATCTGCCAAGTGCAAATCGGCAAAATGGTGA
- the LOC130973566 gene encoding nudix hydrolase 25-like isoform X1, translating into MEDLPQGYRPNVGVCLINSHNQIFVASRLNVPGAWQMPQGGIEDGEEPKLAAIRELQEETGIASAEIIAEVPKWLTYDFPPPVKTKVNRLWGGEWHGQAQKWCVLVCWFLMQLRDDDIEVNLATGEADPEFAEWKWASPEEVVEEAIDYKRPTYEEVMRTFKPYFQGSAISAKCKSAKW; encoded by the exons ATGGAGGATCTTCCCCAAGGTTATCGTCCCAACGTTGGAGTCTGTCTCATCAACTCCCATAATCAG ATATTCGTAGCTTCAAGATTGAATGTTCCAGGAGCATGGCAAATGCCTCAG GGGGGAATTGAAGACGGTGAAGAGCCCAAATTGGCTGCCATTAGGGAGCTTCAAGAAGAAACTGGAATAGCTTCTGCTGAGATAATTGCTGAG GTTCCGAAATGGTTGACTTATGATTTCCCTCCTCCTGTGAAGACTAAAGTCAACCGTCTCTGGGGTGGTGAATGGCATGGACAGGCACAAAAATGGTGCGTACTTGTGTGTTG GTTTCTCATGCAACTAAGAGATGATGACATTGAAGTCAACTTAGCTACCGGTGAAGCAGACCCGGAATTTGCAGAGTGGAAATGGGCAAGCCCTGAAGAAGTGGTCGAGGAGGCta TAGACTACAAGAGACCAACCTATGAAGAAGTTATGAGAACCTTCAAGCCTTACTTCCAAGGGAGTGCAATATCTGCCAAGTGCAAATCGGCAAAATGGTGA